In Notamacropus eugenii isolate mMacEug1 chromosome 1, mMacEug1.pri_v2, whole genome shotgun sequence, one genomic interval encodes:
- the RAB11A gene encoding ras-related protein Rab-11A isoform X2, which produces MGTRDDEYDYLFKVVLIGDSGVGKSNLLSRFTRNEFNLESKSTIGVEFATRSIQVDGKTIKAQIWDTAGQERYRAITSAYYRGAVGALLVYDIAKHLTYENVERWLKELRDHADSNIVIMLVGNKSDLRHLRAVPTDEARAFAEKNGLSFIETSALDSTNVEAAFQTILTEIYRIVSQKQMSDRRENDMSPSNNVVPIHVPPTTENKPKVQCCQNI; this is translated from the exons ATGGGCACCCGAGACGACGAGTACGACTATCTCTTTAAAG tTGTCCTCATTGGAGACTCTGGTGTAGGAAAGAGTAATCTTCTGTCTCGTTTCACTCGAAATGAGTTTAATCTGGAAAGCAAGAGCACCATTGGTGTGGAGTTTGCAACAAGAAGCATCCAGGTTGATGGGAAAACAATAAAGGCACAGATATGGGACACAGCAGGACAAGAGCGGTACCGAGCTATAACATCCGC TTATTATCGTGGAGCAGTAGGTGCCTTGCTGGTTTACGATATTGCTAAACATCTTACGTATGAAAATGTAGAAAGATGGCTGAAAGAACTGAGAGATCATGCAGATAGTAACATTGTTATCATGCTTGTGGGCAACAAGAGTGATTTACGTCATCTCAGAGCCGTCCCTACAGATGAAGCAAGAGCCTTTGCAG AAAAGAATGGCTTGTCATTTATTGAGACATCTGCTTTAGATTCTACAAACGTAGAAGCTGCTTTTCAGACAATCCTGACAG AGATATATCGCATTGTTTCTCAGAAGCAAATGTCAGACAGACGTGAAAATGACATGTCTCCAAGCAACAATGTGGTTCCTATCCATGTTCCTCCAACCACTGAAAACAAGCCAAAGGTGCAGTGTTGTCAGAACATATAA
- the RAB11A gene encoding ras-related protein Rab-11A isoform X1 codes for MQMEQWNCWGERSSTEASVVLIGDSGVGKSNLLSRFTRNEFNLESKSTIGVEFATRSIQVDGKTIKAQIWDTAGQERYRAITSAYYRGAVGALLVYDIAKHLTYENVERWLKELRDHADSNIVIMLVGNKSDLRHLRAVPTDEARAFAEKNGLSFIETSALDSTNVEAAFQTILTEIYRIVSQKQMSDRRENDMSPSNNVVPIHVPPTTENKPKVQCCQNI; via the exons tTGTCCTCATTGGAGACTCTGGTGTAGGAAAGAGTAATCTTCTGTCTCGTTTCACTCGAAATGAGTTTAATCTGGAAAGCAAGAGCACCATTGGTGTGGAGTTTGCAACAAGAAGCATCCAGGTTGATGGGAAAACAATAAAGGCACAGATATGGGACACAGCAGGACAAGAGCGGTACCGAGCTATAACATCCGC TTATTATCGTGGAGCAGTAGGTGCCTTGCTGGTTTACGATATTGCTAAACATCTTACGTATGAAAATGTAGAAAGATGGCTGAAAGAACTGAGAGATCATGCAGATAGTAACATTGTTATCATGCTTGTGGGCAACAAGAGTGATTTACGTCATCTCAGAGCCGTCCCTACAGATGAAGCAAGAGCCTTTGCAG AAAAGAATGGCTTGTCATTTATTGAGACATCTGCTTTAGATTCTACAAACGTAGAAGCTGCTTTTCAGACAATCCTGACAG AGATATATCGCATTGTTTCTCAGAAGCAAATGTCAGACAGACGTGAAAATGACATGTCTCCAAGCAACAATGTGGTTCCTATCCATGTTCCTCCAACCACTGAAAACAAGCCAAAGGTGCAGTGTTGTCAGAACATATAA